One genomic region from Prionailurus bengalensis isolate Pbe53 chromosome C1, Fcat_Pben_1.1_paternal_pri, whole genome shotgun sequence encodes:
- the PSMB4 gene encoding proteasome subunit beta type-4 has protein sequence MEAFLESRSSLWAGVPAPGQFYRIPSTPGASVDPASAPYGGPMTRTQNPMVTGTSVLGVKFEGGVVIAADMLGSYGSLARFRNISRIMRVNDSTMLGASGDYADFQYLKQVLGQMVIDEELLGDGHSYSPRAIHSWLTRAMYSRRSKMNPLWNTMVIGGYADGESFLGYVDMLGVAYEAPSLATGYGAYLAQPLLREVLEKQPVLSQTEARELVERCMRVLYYRDARSYNRFQIATVTEKGVEIEGPLSAETNWEIAHMISGFE, from the exons ATGGAAGCGTTCTTGGAGTCGCGGTCCAGTCTTTGGGCCGGGGTTCCGGCCCCGGGGCAGTTTTACCGCATCCCGTCCACTCCTGGTGCCTCGGTGGATCCGGCATCCGCTCCCTACGGGGGTCCAATGACACGCACGCA gAACCCCATGGTGACCGGGACCTCGGTCCTCGGCGTTAAGTTTGAGGGCGGAGTGGTGATCGCAGCAGACATGCTGGGCTCCTATGGCTCCTTGGCTCGTTTCCGCAACATCTCTCGCATTATGAGAGTCAACGACAGCACCATGCTGGGTGCTTCCGGAGACTATGCTGATTTCCAATATTTGAAGCAAGTTCTCGGCCAGATGGT GATTGATGAGGAGCTGTTGGGAGATGGACACAGCTATAGTCCCAGAGCTATTCATTCCTGGCTGACCAGAGCCATGTACAGCCGCCGCTCCAAGATGAACCCCCTGTGGAACACCATGGTCATCGGAGGCTATGCTGATGGAGAGAG CTTCCTCGGTTATGTGGACATGCTTGGTGTAGCGTATGAAGCCCCTTCACTGGCCACTGGTTATGGTGCATACTTGGCTCAG CCTCTGCTGCGAGAAGTTCTGGAGAAGCAGCCAGTGCTGAGCCAGACCGAGGCCCGAGAGCTGGTGGAACGCTGCATGCGTGTGCTGTACTATCGAGATGCCCGTTCCTATAACCGG TTTCAAATTGCCACCGTCACTGAAAAAGGTGTTGAAATAGAGGGGCCACTGTCTGCAGAGACCAACTGGGAGATTGCTCACATGATCAG tggctttgaatga